The following are encoded together in the Phenylobacterium sp. NIBR 498073 genome:
- a CDS encoding chemotaxis protein CheA: MDPFESIKQTFFQECDELLTDAEQGLLAMEAGDADSETINAVFRAVHSVKGGAGAFGLEDLIRFAHVFETVMDELRSEKMELTDEVAKTLLRAFDVLADHVAAARDGTTVDEARSAGILAELKSLIGDEGLDDGDLGDDEDFGFVPMAVSIDDDAGAAAPPLDFDLPPPVALEPEPAVAAGGVWIIDFAPKTEMYAKANEAGLLLRELARLGETQVTLDDSDLPPLDQISAESAYLRWSIRLTTEADEAAIREVFEFVEDDCTLSIVREGGDEPAPKADLPTSDDDLAKASAEAPLDLAALLARVSGDALVAAAEPEPAPEPEPAADMDVAALIARARAETTAPATTPPPVPAAAPAQAPAAAKAAAPANANAPAAPAQATIRVDLDRVDRLINAVGELVIQQAMLSQRVLESGLARSSNVVLGLEDLELLTREIQDSVMAIRAQPVKSVFQRMPRLVREVADMVGKRVRLVMEGEGTEVDKTVIERLTDPITHMLRNAIDHGLETPEGRAEAGKPAEGVVHMRALHRGGRIVIEIQDDGRGINRQRVRGIAIDKGLIAEDAVLSDEETDNLIFLPGFSTAETISDISGRGVGMDVVRRSIQGLGGRISISSEPGKGSKFTMSLPLTLAVLDGMVVTAAEQTLVAPLSAIVESLTPRPEDVHYVGGKDAVIRIRDTFVPLIDVGVSLGFRDGPMEAGQGVAILVESEGGGKAALLVDAIQGQRQVVIKSLEANYQQIDGIAAATILGDGRVALILDVDALVTTQHRRKPAPRSEKRMAG, encoded by the coding sequence TTGGATCCGTTCGAGAGCATCAAGCAGACCTTCTTCCAGGAGTGCGACGAGCTCCTGACCGACGCCGAGCAGGGTCTGCTGGCCATGGAGGCCGGCGACGCCGACAGCGAGACCATCAACGCGGTGTTCCGGGCTGTGCACTCCGTCAAGGGCGGCGCCGGGGCCTTCGGTCTGGAAGATCTGATCCGCTTCGCCCACGTCTTCGAGACGGTGATGGACGAGCTGCGCTCCGAGAAGATGGAGCTGACCGACGAGGTCGCCAAAACCCTGCTGCGCGCCTTCGACGTGCTGGCCGACCACGTGGCCGCCGCGCGCGACGGCACGACGGTGGATGAAGCCCGCTCGGCGGGCATCCTCGCCGAACTGAAGTCGCTGATCGGCGACGAGGGACTGGACGACGGCGACCTGGGGGACGACGAGGACTTCGGCTTCGTCCCGATGGCGGTCTCGATCGACGACGACGCCGGAGCCGCCGCGCCGCCCCTGGACTTCGACCTGCCGCCGCCAGTGGCGCTGGAGCCCGAACCTGCGGTCGCCGCGGGCGGCGTCTGGATCATCGATTTCGCGCCCAAGACCGAGATGTACGCCAAGGCCAACGAGGCCGGGCTGCTGCTGCGCGAACTGGCCCGCCTGGGCGAAACGCAGGTGACGCTGGACGACAGCGACCTGCCGCCGCTGGACCAGATTTCCGCCGAGAGCGCTTATCTGCGCTGGTCTATCCGCCTGACGACCGAGGCCGACGAAGCCGCGATCCGCGAGGTGTTCGAGTTCGTCGAGGACGACTGCACCCTGTCGATCGTCCGCGAAGGCGGCGACGAGCCGGCCCCCAAGGCCGACCTGCCGACGAGCGACGACGACCTGGCCAAGGCCAGCGCCGAGGCGCCGCTGGACCTCGCCGCCCTGCTCGCCCGCGTGTCCGGCGACGCCCTTGTCGCCGCGGCCGAACCTGAACCTGCGCCAGAGCCCGAACCGGCCGCCGACATGGACGTGGCCGCGCTGATCGCCCGCGCCCGGGCCGAAACCACCGCCCCGGCCACGACGCCGCCCCCGGTCCCCGCGGCCGCGCCGGCCCAGGCGCCCGCCGCCGCGAAAGCCGCCGCGCCGGCCAACGCCAACGCTCCGGCCGCTCCGGCCCAGGCCACGATCCGGGTCGACCTGGATCGCGTCGACCGGCTGATCAACGCCGTCGGCGAACTGGTCATCCAGCAAGCCATGCTGTCCCAGCGCGTTCTGGAAAGCGGCCTGGCCCGCTCGTCGAACGTCGTGCTCGGTCTTGAAGACCTGGAACTGCTGACCCGGGAAATCCAGGACAGCGTCATGGCCATCCGCGCCCAGCCGGTGAAGAGCGTCTTCCAGCGTATGCCGCGCCTGGTCCGCGAGGTCGCCGACATGGTCGGCAAGCGCGTGCGCCTGGTCATGGAAGGCGAAGGCACCGAGGTCGACAAGACCGTCATCGAGCGCCTGACCGACCCGATCACCCACATGCTGCGCAACGCCATCGACCACGGGCTGGAGACGCCCGAGGGCCGCGCCGAAGCCGGCAAGCCGGCCGAAGGCGTCGTGCACATGCGCGCCCTGCACCGTGGCGGCCGCATCGTCATCGAGATCCAGGACGACGGCCGCGGCATCAACCGCCAGCGCGTGCGCGGCATCGCCATCGACAAGGGCCTGATCGCCGAGGACGCGGTGCTGTCGGACGAAGAGACCGACAACCTGATCTTCCTGCCCGGCTTCTCGACCGCCGAGACCATCTCGGACATTTCCGGCCGCGGCGTCGGCATGGACGTGGTCCGCCGCTCGATCCAGGGCCTGGGCGGCCGCATCTCGATCTCGTCCGAACCCGGCAAGGGCTCGAAGTTCACGATGTCGCTGCCGCTGACCCTGGCGGTGCTGGACGGCATGGTGGTGACCGCCGCCGAGCAGACCCTGGTCGCGCCGCTGTCGGCCATCGTCGAGAGCCTGACCCCGCGCCCCGAGGACGTGCACTATGTCGGCGGCAAGGACGCGGTGATCCGCATCCGCGACACCTTCGTCCCGCTGATCGACGTCGGCGTGTCGCTGGGCTTCCGCGACGGCCCGATGGAAGCCGGCCAAGGCGTGGCCATCCTGGTCGAGAGCGAAGGCGGCGGCAAAGCCGCCCTGCTGGTCGACGCCATCCAGGGCCAGCGCCAGGTCGTGATCAAAAGCCTCGAGGCCAACTACCAGCAGATCGACGGCATCGCCGCCGCCACCATCCTGGGCGACGGCCGCGTCGCCCTGATCCTCGACGTCGACGCCCTTGTGACCACCCAGCACCGGCGCAAACCGGCGCCGCGTAGCGAAAAGCGAATGGCCGGATGA
- a CDS encoding response regulator: MSKTVLTIDDSRTMREMLNHALVQAGYTVIQAVDGVEGLEVLQANGADVVITDINMPRLDGFGVIEGVRANPDHRATPILVLTTESDAAKKERARAAGATGWIVKPFNPVKLVEAVRRVAA; this comes from the coding sequence GTGAGCAAGACCGTCCTGACGATCGACGATAGCCGCACCATGCGGGAAATGCTGAACCACGCCCTGGTTCAGGCCGGATACACCGTGATCCAGGCCGTGGACGGCGTGGAGGGCCTGGAAGTCCTGCAGGCCAACGGCGCCGACGTCGTCATCACCGACATCAACATGCCCCGCCTCGACGGCTTCGGCGTGATCGAGGGCGTGCGCGCCAATCCCGATCACCGCGCCACGCCGATCCTGGTGCTGACCACCGAAAGCGACGCGGCCAAGAAGGAGCGGGCCCGCGCGGCCGGCGCCACCGGCTGGATCGTGAAGCCGTTCAATCCCGTGAAGCTGGTCGAAGCCGTCCGTCGGGTCGCCGCCTAA
- a CDS encoding STAS domain-containing protein codes for MTQSTAPAVVSLQPILDLQAAEPLRAELMALRGRPLSLDASQVTRLGGLCLQVLMSARKIWSEDGHSLTVDQPSSGFSEQLAAFGAPELQFES; via the coding sequence ATGACGCAGTCGACGGCGCCCGCCGTGGTCAGCCTACAGCCGATCCTGGACCTGCAGGCGGCCGAGCCCCTGCGGGCTGAACTGATGGCCCTGCGCGGCCGTCCCCTGAGCCTCGACGCCTCGCAGGTGACGCGCCTGGGCGGGCTCTGCCTGCAGGTTTTGATGTCGGCGCGCAAAATCTGGTCCGAGGACGGCCATAGCTTAACTGTGGATCAACCGTCTTCGGGCTTCTCAGAGCAATTGGCTGCCTTCGGCGCGCCCGAGCTGCAATTCGAGTCCTAG
- a CDS encoding methyl-accepting chemotaxis protein — protein MFLDNLKISRKLALGFAAVVLTMAGMGGAMMINLHTLDVARVQIKESREVLSALDEAKFFMTRQENSYRGYLLSKNDYYVERVNKHRANFKKRLETARAGLTDTPELAAKIDTAAASADRWYAEVFEAGVQLASDPATLPQAIAMVGPDGAADSVISPAEDAMEAVQTAMNEEMARLQTEQINASRTATASLAIGLTLAVLIAVGLGWLLSRMIGAPVTAMTAAMRRLAQGDFTAIVPAMDRKDEVGEMAQAVAVFKEAGIEKLRLEGQTAEQRAAAEAERRAREEEKARKAEEDAVAIGALAEAMGKLAHGDLTHRITAPFAPDAAQLKTDFNAAMVQLQDAMSVVISNVHAIKSGAGEISIAADDLSRRTEQQAASLEETAAALDEITATVNKTASGARTCSDVVLGARGDAQKSGEVVRQAVAAMSEIEQSAQQISQIIGVIDEIAFQTNLLALNAGVEAARAGEAGRGFAVVASEVRALAQRSAEAAKEIKTLISASSQQVGQGVHLVGETGEALQRIVSRVAEIDSLVSEIAASAQEQAVGLQQVNTAVNQMDQVTQQNAAMVEESTAASHALAGEAETLSGSVARFNIGQVQAAPAGRRPAAASPQMRRSSRDGSALRKPEPEADGWEEF, from the coding sequence GTGTTTCTCGACAACCTTAAGATCTCCCGCAAGCTGGCCCTGGGCTTTGCTGCGGTGGTGTTGACCATGGCCGGCATGGGCGGCGCCATGATGATCAACCTGCACACGCTCGATGTCGCGCGCGTGCAGATCAAGGAAAGCCGCGAGGTCCTCTCGGCGCTCGACGAGGCCAAGTTCTTCATGACTCGCCAGGAGAACAGCTACCGTGGCTACCTGCTGTCGAAGAACGACTATTACGTCGAGCGTGTGAACAAGCACCGCGCGAACTTCAAGAAGCGCCTCGAGACCGCCCGCGCCGGTCTGACCGACACCCCCGAACTGGCCGCCAAGATCGACACCGCCGCAGCGTCCGCCGACCGCTGGTACGCTGAAGTCTTCGAGGCTGGCGTGCAACTCGCCTCCGACCCGGCCACCCTGCCGCAGGCCATCGCCATGGTCGGGCCCGACGGCGCCGCCGACTCGGTGATCTCGCCGGCGGAAGACGCCATGGAAGCGGTCCAGACGGCGATGAACGAGGAAATGGCGCGCCTGCAGACCGAGCAGATCAACGCCTCGCGCACCGCGACCGCCAGCCTGGCGATCGGCCTGACGCTGGCGGTGCTGATCGCCGTCGGCCTCGGCTGGCTGCTGAGCCGGATGATCGGCGCGCCGGTGACCGCAATGACGGCCGCCATGCGCCGCCTGGCCCAGGGCGACTTCACCGCCATCGTCCCGGCCATGGACCGCAAGGACGAGGTCGGCGAGATGGCTCAGGCCGTCGCGGTGTTCAAGGAAGCCGGCATCGAGAAGCTGCGCCTGGAAGGTCAGACGGCCGAGCAACGCGCCGCCGCCGAAGCCGAGCGCCGCGCCCGTGAAGAGGAAAAGGCCCGCAAGGCCGAGGAAGACGCGGTCGCCATCGGCGCCTTGGCTGAGGCCATGGGCAAGCTGGCCCACGGCGACCTGACCCACCGCATCACCGCGCCCTTCGCCCCGGACGCCGCGCAACTGAAGACCGACTTCAACGCCGCCATGGTGCAGCTCCAGGACGCCATGAGCGTCGTCATCTCCAACGTGCATGCCATCAAGAGCGGCGCCGGCGAGATCAGCATCGCCGCCGACGACCTGTCGCGCCGCACCGAGCAGCAGGCCGCCAGCCTGGAAGAGACCGCCGCGGCGCTCGACGAGATCACCGCCACGGTCAACAAGACCGCCAGCGGCGCCCGGACTTGCAGCGACGTGGTGCTGGGGGCGCGCGGTGACGCCCAGAAGAGCGGCGAAGTCGTGAGGCAAGCCGTCGCGGCGATGAGCGAAATCGAACAATCGGCGCAACAAATCAGCCAGATCATCGGGGTGATCGACGAGATCGCCTTCCAGACCAACCTGCTGGCGCTGAACGCTGGGGTCGAGGCCGCGCGAGCGGGCGAAGCGGGCCGCGGCTTCGCAGTCGTCGCCTCGGAAGTGCGGGCCCTGGCCCAGCGCTCGGCCGAAGCGGCCAAGGAAATCAAGACCTTGATCAGCGCCTCCAGCCAGCAGGTCGGCCAGGGCGTGCATCTGGTCGGCGAGACCGGCGAGGCTCTGCAGCGGATCGTCAGCCGCGTCGCCGAGATCGACAGCCTGGTCTCGGAGATCGCGGCCAGCGCCCAGGAGCAGGCCGTCGGCCTGCAACAAGTCAACACCGCCGTTAACCAAATGGATCAGGTCACGCAGCAGAATGCGGCCATGGTCGAAGAATCGACGGCGGCGAGCCACGCCCTGGCGGGCGAGGCCGAAACCCTCTCCGGGTCCGTCGCGCGGTTCAACATCGGCCAGGTGCAGGCCGCTCCGGCCGGACGTCGTCCGGCCGCCGCCAGCCCGCAGATGCGACGGTCGAGCCGTGACGGCTCGGCGCTCCGCAAGCCGGAGCCCGAGGCCGACGGTTGGGAAGAATTCTAG
- a CDS encoding acyl-CoA dehydrogenase family protein, translating into MDLRFTPEMEGFREEVRSFLTKHRDRYVGDAARPREAALEWQRLLIEHGYAARTIPTAYGGYGAAPDVLKSRIIAEEFTRAGAPRGFANQGISMLVPTLLEVGSEEQKIRWIGPTLRGEVVWCQGYSEPGAGSDLASLQTKAVEDGDDFVISGSKIWTSTAAQADMIFCLVRTEPDAPKHDGISYLLFPMTTPGIEVRPLKTMTGSAEFNEVFFTDVRVPKSAVVGGRGRGWFVANATLKHERGMLGDPNATEARLHALIELMKTESVDGRRLIDDPVFCDRVMQLQARVLTMKFNGLRNVTASMSGEASGMAGLVVKLQGCELNHQIAALAIDALGELGVLYEDGPHLRARGSWQWNYMFDLGLIIGGGTAQIQKNIIAERGLGMPREPKLASA; encoded by the coding sequence ATGGACCTCAGATTCACGCCCGAAATGGAAGGTTTCCGCGAGGAGGTTCGCAGTTTCCTGACGAAACATCGCGACCGCTATGTCGGCGACGCCGCGCGCCCGCGCGAGGCGGCGCTGGAGTGGCAGCGTTTGCTGATCGAGCACGGCTATGCGGCCCGCACCATTCCCACGGCCTATGGCGGCTACGGCGCGGCGCCTGACGTGCTGAAGTCGCGGATCATCGCCGAGGAGTTCACCCGCGCAGGAGCGCCGCGCGGCTTCGCCAACCAGGGCATCTCGATGCTGGTCCCGACCCTGCTGGAGGTGGGCTCGGAGGAGCAGAAGATCCGCTGGATCGGCCCGACCCTGCGCGGCGAGGTCGTCTGGTGCCAGGGCTATTCGGAGCCGGGCGCGGGGTCGGACCTGGCCTCGCTGCAGACCAAGGCGGTCGAGGACGGCGACGACTTCGTGATCTCGGGCTCGAAGATCTGGACCAGCACCGCGGCCCAGGCCGACATGATCTTCTGCCTGGTGCGCACCGAACCTGACGCGCCCAAGCACGACGGCATCTCCTACCTGCTGTTTCCGATGACCACGCCGGGCATCGAGGTGCGGCCGCTGAAGACCATGACCGGCTCGGCCGAGTTCAACGAAGTGTTCTTCACCGACGTGCGCGTGCCCAAGAGCGCGGTGGTCGGCGGGCGCGGCCGAGGCTGGTTCGTCGCCAACGCCACGCTCAAGCACGAGCGCGGCATGCTGGGCGATCCCAACGCCACCGAGGCGCGGCTGCACGCCCTGATCGAGCTGATGAAGACCGAGAGCGTCGACGGTCGCCGGCTGATCGACGACCCGGTGTTCTGCGACCGGGTCATGCAGCTGCAGGCCCGGGTGCTGACCATGAAGTTCAACGGCCTGCGCAACGTCACCGCCTCGATGAGCGGCGAGGCCAGCGGCATGGCGGGGCTGGTGGTCAAGCTGCAGGGCTGCGAACTGAACCACCAGATCGCCGCCCTGGCCATCGACGCCCTGGGCGAACTGGGCGTGCTCTACGAAGACGGACCGCACCTGCGGGCCAGGGGCTCCTGGCAGTGGAACTACATGTTCGACCTGGGCCTGATCATCGGCGGCGGCACCGCCCAGATCCAGAAGAACATCATCGCCGAACGCGGCCTCGGCATGCCGCGCGAACCCAAGCTCGCGAGCGCCTGA
- a CDS encoding acyl-CoA dehydrogenase family protein, which translates to MDFSITADQRLMQESLARTLETAAPLDRVRAFAADREPIARDLWAALADFGLPGVVVPVEYGGLGLGLLDAALAAEVLGRAVAPSPFLGSVAASVALVRGGSGEQQARWLPKIASGEVVVGLAISEAVAGARDGMGVTASGGKLSGGALFVTDALAADLFLVADTAGGLHLVAGDAAGLSRSDVTSIDLTRRLGELAFDGVAAEPLAAHALDAVRDAAWTLLAADTLGAAEVMIEKAVAYAKERRQFGRVIGSFQAVKHLCAEMAAELEPSRSLVWYAAYAFDDAPAEAGLTAAHAKAHTSEIGRFIARTATEVHGGMGITDLLGLHYWFKRIGLNRQLLGGPERVRRIAARMQGLAA; encoded by the coding sequence ATGGATTTTTCGATCACCGCCGACCAGAGGCTGATGCAGGAGAGCCTGGCCCGCACGCTAGAGACCGCTGCGCCGCTGGACCGGGTGCGCGCGTTCGCCGCCGACCGCGAGCCGATCGCCCGCGACCTGTGGGCCGCCCTGGCCGATTTCGGCCTGCCCGGCGTCGTTGTCCCGGTGGAGTACGGCGGGCTGGGGCTCGGCCTGCTGGACGCGGCCCTGGCGGCCGAGGTCCTGGGCCGGGCCGTCGCGCCGTCGCCGTTCCTCGGTTCGGTCGCCGCGTCGGTGGCGCTGGTCCGCGGCGGCAGCGGTGAACAGCAGGCGCGCTGGCTGCCGAAGATCGCCTCGGGCGAGGTCGTCGTCGGGCTGGCGATCTCCGAAGCGGTCGCCGGCGCTCGCGACGGCATGGGCGTAACCGCATCCGGCGGCAAGCTGAGCGGCGGGGCGCTGTTCGTCACCGACGCCCTGGCCGCCGATCTGTTCCTGGTCGCCGACACCGCCGGCGGCCTGCACCTGGTCGCGGGCGATGCGGCCGGGCTCTCCCGCTCGGACGTGACCAGCATCGACCTGACCCGGCGCCTGGGCGAACTCGCCTTCGACGGCGTCGCCGCTGAGCCGCTGGCCGCCCATGCGCTCGACGCGGTGCGCGACGCGGCCTGGACGCTGCTGGCCGCCGACACCCTGGGCGCGGCCGAGGTGATGATCGAAAAGGCCGTCGCCTACGCCAAGGAACGCCGCCAGTTCGGCCGGGTGATCGGCTCGTTCCAGGCGGTCAAGCACCTGTGCGCCGAGATGGCGGCCGAGCTGGAGCCGAGCCGCTCGTTGGTCTGGTACGCCGCGTACGCCTTCGACGACGCCCCAGCCGAGGCCGGGCTGACCGCCGCCCACGCCAAGGCGCACACCTCCGAAATCGGCCGCTTCATCGCCCGCACCGCCACCGAGGTGCATGGCGGCATGGGGATTACCGACCTGCTGGGGCTGCACTATTGGTTCAAGCGCATCGGCCTGAACCGTCAGTTGCTCGGAGGGCCGGAGCGGGTGCGCAGAATCGCGGCGCGGATGCAGGGTCTGGCGGCCTGA
- a CDS encoding UBP-type zinc finger domain-containing protein, which yields MTCTHGAHLKVVTPSADGCEECLQIGAGWVHLRLCRECGHVGCCDDSPNTHATKHFKATGHPIMETYDPPDGWGWCYVDEVMLDLEGMTTPHPKGWRY from the coding sequence ATGACCTGTACGCACGGCGCGCACCTGAAAGTCGTCACGCCGTCCGCCGACGGCTGCGAAGAGTGTTTGCAGATCGGCGCAGGCTGGGTGCACCTGCGGCTGTGCCGCGAGTGCGGTCATGTCGGCTGCTGCGACGACAGTCCCAACACCCACGCGACCAAGCATTTCAAGGCCACCGGCCACCCGATCATGGAGACCTATGACCCGCCGGACGGCTGGGGCTGGTGCTATGTCGACGAGGTGATGCTGGACCTGGAGGGCATGACCACGCCGCATCCCAAGGGGTGGCGCTACTAG
- a CDS encoding GNAT family N-acetyltransferase yields MSEVVRTPSRFEIALGGGEVAFADYRIEGDSIVFPHTVTPRAFEGQGLASQLAKAALAYAREQGLKVRPHCAFFAAYIKKRPDLHDLVHPDERAALT; encoded by the coding sequence GTGAGCGAGGTCGTCCGCACCCCGAGCCGGTTCGAGATCGCCCTGGGCGGCGGCGAGGTCGCCTTCGCCGACTATCGGATCGAGGGCGACAGCATCGTCTTTCCGCACACGGTCACCCCCCGCGCCTTCGAGGGCCAGGGCCTGGCTTCGCAACTGGCGAAGGCCGCCCTCGCCTATGCCCGCGAGCAGGGCCTGAAGGTGCGGCCGCACTGCGCGTTCTTCGCCGCCTACATCAAGAAGCGCCCGGACCTGCACGACCTGGTGCATCCAGACGAGCGGGCGGCGCTCACCTAG
- a CDS encoding GNAT family N-acetyltransferase: MTEATDLPEVVRTDKRFEIRVGEDVAFAEYRVRGDSVIFPHTVVPEAFAGQGVGKRLVEAGLQFARDEKLWVRPHCPFFNAYMKKRPELHAMVHPDERPGMTA; the protein is encoded by the coding sequence ATGACCGAAGCGACCGACCTGCCCGAAGTGGTGCGCACCGACAAACGCTTCGAGATCCGCGTCGGAGAGGACGTCGCCTTCGCCGAGTATCGGGTGCGCGGCGACAGCGTGATCTTTCCGCACACCGTGGTCCCGGAGGCCTTCGCCGGCCAGGGCGTCGGCAAGCGCCTAGTCGAGGCCGGGCTGCAGTTCGCCCGCGACGAAAAGCTGTGGGTGCGGCCGCACTGCCCCTTCTTCAACGCCTATATGAAGAAGCGCCCCGAACTGCACGCCATGGTCCACCCGGACGAGCGCCCGGGCATGACCGCGTGA